In Polynucleobacter sp. MWH-S4W17, a genomic segment contains:
- the rimI gene encoding ribosomal protein S18-alanine N-acetyltransferase, whose translation MSDISPAGGIAELSFMPMQVVDLDEVLKIESVSHIHPWTKGNFSDSLAAGHWAYCIRPQVDQMVKGSYLDPAVLWAYCILFPAVDELHLLNITVSPHLRKLGLGQRMMAAIEGVAAQQKMPRIILEVRPSNTAAITLYQKLGYEQIGVRKNYYPANLETGSREDALVMAKSIKLEP comes from the coding sequence ATGTCTGATATTTCCCCGGCAGGAGGTATTGCAGAGCTCTCGTTCATGCCAATGCAAGTTGTAGACTTAGATGAAGTTCTCAAGATAGAGTCCGTCTCGCACATTCACCCTTGGACAAAAGGTAATTTTTCCGATTCTTTGGCTGCTGGACATTGGGCTTATTGCATTCGTCCGCAAGTAGACCAAATGGTGAAGGGTAGTTATTTGGATCCAGCAGTGCTTTGGGCTTACTGCATCCTTTTTCCCGCGGTAGATGAATTGCACCTTCTCAATATTACGGTCTCGCCTCATTTGCGCAAGCTTGGGCTAGGCCAAAGAATGATGGCTGCGATTGAGGGTGTAGCAGCCCAACAAAAAATGCCCCGAATTATCTTAGAGGTAAGGCCAAGCAATACCGCTGCAATAACGCTCTATCAAAAATTGGGTTACGAGCAAATTGGTGTGCGTAAGAATTACTATCCAGCCAACCTGGAGACTGGATCTCGAGAAGATGCGCTCGTTATGGCCAAATCGATTAAGCTAGAGCCATGA
- the lplT gene encoding lysophospholipid transporter LplT: MNRSFYIIMAAQFFSSLADNALLIAAIALLAQLQAPAWMTPLLKLFFVLSYVLLAAFVGAFADSRPKGNVMFITNTIKFVGCVTMLFGSHPLMAYAIVGLGAAAYSPAKYGILTELLPPEKLVAANGWIEGLTVSSIILGTVLGGVLISSTVSQSLLALDMPTFDTGIDTPAESAILIIMMIYVVAALINLKIPDTGARYVSQKTNPIELVKDFAICFKTLWNDRLGQISLAVTTLFWGAGATLQFIVIKWAQVALHMNLSQGAILQAISAVGVAGGAVYAAWRIPLRKSLKVLPYGIAMGLVVCVMAVYNSDMLPNISILTMGKLQISLNLLPAYFLLILVGWLAGYFVVPMNALLQHRGHVLMSAGHSIAVQNFNENISVLVMLLIYSLLIWLDIPVQFVIIGFGLIVSLIMWLVIKRHARNQAEYDSMHLIGEHKQ; this comes from the coding sequence ATGAACCGTAGCTTTTACATCATTATGGCGGCGCAATTTTTTTCGTCGCTTGCCGATAATGCTCTCCTAATTGCCGCTATTGCGCTCTTGGCCCAGCTTCAAGCTCCGGCCTGGATGACGCCGCTGCTCAAATTGTTCTTTGTATTGTCCTACGTTCTTCTGGCAGCCTTTGTAGGTGCCTTTGCAGACTCCCGCCCCAAGGGCAATGTCATGTTCATCACCAATACTATTAAGTTTGTTGGCTGCGTGACCATGTTGTTCGGTAGCCATCCTTTAATGGCCTACGCCATCGTTGGCCTAGGTGCCGCCGCTTACTCACCAGCTAAATATGGGATTCTGACCGAACTTCTGCCACCTGAAAAATTAGTTGCTGCTAATGGTTGGATCGAGGGATTAACGGTAAGCTCAATCATTTTAGGCACCGTTTTAGGTGGCGTTCTCATTAGTAGCACCGTATCTCAAAGTCTTTTAGCCCTTGACATGCCTACATTTGATACTGGCATTGATACGCCGGCTGAGTCCGCAATTCTGATCATCATGATGATTTATGTCGTTGCCGCACTCATTAACCTAAAGATTCCCGATACTGGCGCACGTTATGTTTCTCAGAAAACCAATCCCATTGAATTGGTCAAAGACTTTGCCATTTGCTTTAAGACACTCTGGAATGATCGCTTAGGTCAAATCTCCCTAGCAGTAACAACCTTGTTTTGGGGTGCTGGTGCAACTCTGCAATTTATTGTCATTAAGTGGGCGCAGGTGGCTTTGCATATGAACCTATCCCAGGGGGCTATTTTGCAAGCCATTTCCGCTGTAGGCGTTGCCGGTGGTGCTGTATATGCAGCTTGGCGTATTCCACTTCGTAAATCCCTAAAGGTACTGCCCTATGGCATTGCTATGGGCCTAGTGGTCTGCGTCATGGCAGTCTATAACTCAGATATGCTTCCCAATATAAGCATCCTTACAATGGGCAAGTTGCAGATATCTCTGAACTTATTGCCTGCTTATTTTTTATTAATACTAGTAGGTTGGTTGGCGGGCTACTTTGTAGTGCCAATGAACGCCTTGTTGCAGCATCGTGGTCACGTCCTGATGTCTGCAGGCCACTCCATTGCAGTACAGAACTTTAACGAGAACATCTCTGTTTTGGTGATGTTGTTAATTTATTCTCTGCTGATCTGGCTGGATATACCAGTTCAATTTGTGATTATCGGATTTGGTTTGATTGTTAGCCTAATAATGTGGCTAGTGATTAAACGCCACGCCAGAAATCAAGCGGAGTATGACTCCATGCATCTGATCGGCGAACACAAGCAATAG
- the alr gene encoding alanine racemase gives MGDSANGLINRPILASIDIAAFQHNLNRVRELAPESKIWSVIKARAYGHCFEAALKGLSSTDGFALLDIQDAAWLREHGWQGRILLLEGLFHENELSRAEDLACDLVVHCDAQVDWLERFKGKNHKPLSVFLKMNTGMNRLGFKPEVYRTVFHRLHATGYHMHHMTHFANADQVDQLPSVGGQQELFNETIAGLEGATSLANSAAILWHRNALGDWVRPGIMLYGASPTGLHADIEHANLRAVMQLHSEIIDIQDLQKGDRIGYGGRYEAPHAMRVGIVACGYADGYPRHAKDGTPVWVSSGDHGVTCPLAGRVSMDMLAIDLSNAPNAGIGSVVQLWGDKVPVDDVAQMSGTIGYELLCAVAPRVPVEIQ, from the coding sequence ATGGGTGATTCAGCTAACGGCCTGATTAATAGACCAATTTTGGCATCTATTGATATTGCCGCCTTTCAGCATAATTTAAACCGAGTTCGGGAATTGGCGCCAGAATCCAAAATTTGGTCTGTTATTAAAGCCCGAGCCTATGGCCATTGTTTTGAAGCTGCGCTAAAGGGTCTGTCCTCTACCGATGGCTTTGCCTTGTTAGACATACAGGACGCCGCCTGGCTAAGGGAGCATGGCTGGCAGGGGCGCATCCTCCTTTTAGAAGGTTTATTTCATGAAAATGAGCTAAGCCGAGCGGAAGATTTAGCGTGTGACCTTGTGGTCCACTGTGATGCTCAAGTAGATTGGCTGGAGCGATTTAAAGGTAAAAACCATAAGCCTTTAAGTGTTTTTCTAAAGATGAATACCGGCATGAATCGCTTAGGATTTAAGCCCGAGGTTTATCGAACTGTTTTCCATCGCTTGCATGCTACTGGTTATCACATGCATCACATGACCCATTTTGCCAATGCGGATCAAGTGGATCAGTTACCTTCAGTTGGCGGTCAACAAGAGTTATTTAATGAAACGATTGCTGGTTTAGAAGGTGCAACATCGCTAGCAAACTCTGCAGCTATTTTGTGGCATCGCAACGCCTTAGGCGATTGGGTACGCCCAGGCATCATGCTCTACGGCGCATCACCAACAGGACTGCATGCTGATATTGAGCATGCCAACCTCAGGGCGGTCATGCAACTTCATAGTGAAATTATCGATATTCAAGATCTTCAAAAAGGTGATCGCATTGGTTATGGTGGTCGTTATGAAGCCCCTCATGCAATGCGTGTTGGCATTGTGGCTTGCGGCTATGCCGATGGTTATCCACGGCACGCAAAAGATGGCACTCCGGTTTGGGTTAGCAGCGGTGATCATGGCGTGACTTGCCCACTTGCTGGAAGAGTCTCTATGGATATGCTGGCGATTGATTTAAGCAATGCGCCAAATGCGGGCATCGGTAGCGTTGTTCAACTCTGGGGTGACAAAGTTCCAGTAGATGATGTGGCGCAAATGAGTGGAACCATTGGTTATGAGTTGCTTTGTGCCGTGGCGCCTAGGGTTCCTGTTGAGATCCAGTAG
- a CDS encoding outer membrane protein assembly factor BamD, giving the protein MSDVISDASLRLAGNYSSQKKSFHVSGTPFALLLAFMFTLMLLGGCAGSDGSKDDTDIWSEAKLYSEATDKLNDADFAKCGKYFEKLEARFPFGPYSQQAQINSAYCYWKAQEQTQALVAIDRFIKLHQGSPSLDYAYYLKGLITFNDDLGWLGKFTGQDLSERDPKAAKEAFESFKVVVERFPDSKYAPDALDRMRYIVNSLAEADVIVARFYYQRGAYLAAANRAQLVIRDYDRAPAVEEALYILTKSYEKLGMVDLSNDSARVFKLNFPDSQMMITGQRVQKERRWWQFWNK; this is encoded by the coding sequence ATGTCCGACGTAATATCAGACGCCAGTTTAAGGCTTGCTGGGAATTATTCCTCGCAAAAAAAGAGCTTTCATGTAAGTGGCACTCCATTTGCCCTACTTTTAGCCTTCATGTTTACATTAATGCTTTTGGGTGGATGCGCAGGTAGCGATGGCAGCAAAGATGACACCGATATTTGGTCGGAGGCAAAACTCTACTCTGAAGCCACTGACAAGCTCAATGATGCTGACTTTGCTAAGTGCGGCAAGTACTTTGAAAAATTAGAGGCACGCTTTCCTTTCGGGCCCTATTCACAACAAGCACAAATTAACTCTGCTTATTGCTACTGGAAAGCGCAAGAGCAAACTCAAGCACTGGTTGCGATTGATCGCTTTATTAAATTACATCAAGGCAGTCCGAGTCTTGATTACGCCTATTACTTGAAAGGTCTCATTACTTTTAATGATGACTTGGGATGGCTTGGTAAGTTCACTGGCCAGGATCTCAGTGAGCGCGATCCTAAAGCCGCAAAAGAGGCCTTTGAGTCATTCAAGGTAGTAGTGGAACGCTTCCCAGACAGTAAGTACGCTCCAGATGCATTAGATCGCATGCGCTATATCGTGAACTCTCTTGCCGAGGCAGATGTTATCGTTGCCCGCTTTTACTATCAGCGTGGCGCCTATTTGGCCGCAGCCAATCGTGCCCAACTAGTTATTCGTGATTATGATCGCGCACCTGCCGTTGAAGAAGCGCTCTACATACTCACTAAGTCTTATGAGAAGCTTGGTATGGTTGATCTCAGCAATGATTCAGCCCGCGTCTTCAAATTAAACTTCCCTGACAGTCAAATGATGATCACTGGTCAACGCGTTCAAAAAGAACGCAGATGGTGGCAGTTCTGGAATAAGTAA
- a CDS encoding RluA family pseudouridine synthase: MALPQTPDSNPIDYIDDEDFISLDIPLEMAGERLDKVLAGSLPDYSRNRLKAWVEAGAVMVDGRVTRARYLLHGGESVKVFPQEMPEQFAFSPENIPLDVVYEDEAIIVVNKPPGLVVHPAAGNWSGTLLNGLLHRYPELKSLPRAGIVHRLDKDTSGLMVVARTSHAQTSLVRQLQERTVGRRYLAWVWGDAPSQGKVLASVGRDQRDRLKMAAGSPQGKPAATLFRRLAKGLVGEAPVALLECRLETGRTHQIRVHLESLGFPLVGDPVYRKKAPGVAKNLSFNRQALHAFALSLQHPVKHELMTWFRLPPQDLLDLLPQVGMSDEVLPKESVVLASIENESR, from the coding sequence GTGGCATTGCCGCAAACTCCTGATTCGAATCCCATTGATTATATCGATGATGAGGATTTTATCTCCCTAGATATCCCTTTGGAGATGGCTGGCGAGCGCTTGGACAAGGTGCTAGCAGGGTCTTTGCCTGATTATTCACGTAATCGCCTTAAAGCCTGGGTTGAGGCTGGGGCCGTTATGGTCGATGGAAGGGTTACTAGAGCCCGCTATTTGCTCCATGGCGGCGAGAGCGTTAAGGTCTTTCCTCAGGAAATGCCGGAGCAATTTGCCTTCAGCCCTGAAAATATCCCCTTGGATGTGGTTTACGAGGATGAGGCCATTATTGTGGTCAATAAGCCACCAGGCCTAGTGGTTCACCCAGCAGCTGGAAATTGGTCTGGAACCCTGTTAAATGGTCTCTTACATCGCTATCCAGAGCTCAAGTCACTCCCAAGGGCGGGAATTGTTCATCGCCTGGATAAGGACACCTCAGGTCTGATGGTCGTGGCGAGAACATCGCATGCCCAAACCTCCCTGGTACGTCAACTTCAAGAAAGAACGGTGGGACGTCGCTATTTGGCTTGGGTGTGGGGTGATGCCCCTAGTCAAGGCAAAGTCCTAGCTTCGGTAGGGCGCGATCAGCGAGATCGCCTCAAGATGGCCGCAGGCAGTCCACAAGGAAAACCGGCGGCTACTTTATTTCGACGCTTGGCCAAAGGTTTGGTCGGAGAGGCTCCTGTTGCCTTGTTAGAGTGTCGCCTGGAAACGGGGCGTACGCATCAAATTCGCGTCCATCTAGAATCACTCGGCTTTCCGTTGGTAGGGGACCCGGTCTACCGCAAAAAAGCTCCGGGCGTGGCTAAAAATCTTTCATTTAATCGCCAGGCTTTACATGCCTTTGCTTTAAGTCTTCAACATCCAGTGAAGCATGAATTAATGACTTGGTTCCGCTTGCCACCACAGGATTTATTGGACTTATTACCGCAAGTTGGAATGAGTGACGAAGTTCTGCCGAAAGAATCTGTCGTGTTGGCCTCTATTGAAAATGAGTCACGCTGA
- the pgeF gene encoding peptidoglycan editing factor PgeF encodes MSLVEPQWPAPKSVHTRVSTRLGGVSQAPYDSLNLGNHVGDRTEAVLLNRTIFTKGMPGEPIWLKQTHRTTVSTPNSRDLNRGMSIEADASVTNVPEEVLVIMTADCLPMLFTNSKGTTVGAAHAGWRGLCTGILENTITELLKISDGSTAADFMAWLGPAIGPESFEVGEDVVKSFQDSGPPVPKNAFTEISHKPGKFLADIYMLARARLEACGIKMIFGGEYCTVRDQQQFFSYRRDGETGRFASAIWIEK; translated from the coding sequence ATGAGTTTGGTTGAGCCTCAATGGCCCGCCCCAAAGTCGGTGCACACACGAGTAAGCACAAGGTTGGGCGGGGTAAGTCAAGCCCCATATGATTCTCTAAATCTGGGGAATCATGTAGGTGACCGGACTGAGGCTGTTTTGCTTAATAGAACAATTTTTACTAAAGGGATGCCAGGCGAACCTATCTGGTTAAAGCAGACTCACCGAACAACAGTAAGCACTCCGAATAGTCGAGACTTAAACCGAGGGATGTCAATTGAGGCAGATGCCTCGGTCACTAACGTTCCTGAAGAGGTTTTGGTCATCATGACGGCAGATTGCTTGCCAATGTTATTTACTAACTCCAAAGGTACTACAGTGGGTGCCGCGCATGCTGGCTGGAGGGGTCTTTGTACTGGAATTCTGGAAAACACCATTACTGAGCTGCTCAAAATTTCTGACGGATCCACTGCTGCAGACTTCATGGCTTGGTTAGGACCAGCAATTGGACCCGAATCATTTGAAGTTGGGGAGGATGTTGTGAAGTCGTTTCAAGACTCCGGCCCTCCTGTTCCAAAGAATGCATTCACTGAAATATCCCATAAACCTGGAAAGTTTCTGGCGGATATCTACATGCTGGCTCGAGCGCGTTTAGAGGCTTGCGGCATAAAAATGATTTTTGGCGGTGAATATTGCACCGTTCGAGATCAGCAGCAGTTTTTCTCTTATCGTCGTGATGGTGAGACTGGAAGATTTGCCTCAGCTATCTGGATTGAAAAATAG
- the phaC gene encoding class I poly(R)-hydroxyalkanoic acid synthase encodes MFAGMNTGATPSLAPHHMALIPPERLSEIQKEYFTELAHIATNPEAIEVKDRRFAGKAWHSSWSKVIAATYLLNSKHLMELAKAVETDEKSKQKILFTTEQMIDALSPSNFIATNPEVLESIISSQGQSIQKGIVNLLGDMKKGKVSQTDESAFEVGKNIATTEGHVVFRNELFELIQYTPLTEQVFERPYLMVPPCINKYYILDLQPDNSVVRHMVSQGHTVFLVSWKNPDASMAEVSWDDYVGKGVIKAIEVVKEIGDIKQINILGFCVGGTLTSSALAVLAARDEHPAASLTLLTTLLDFTDTGILDVFIDEGMVEMRENSIGGKGGKYGMMSGLDLGNTFSFLRPNDLVWNYVVENYLKGNSPPPFDLLYWNGDSTNLPGAMYCWYLRHTYLQNDLVKPGKVKICGEKVDLGKINCPAYLYASQEDHIVPWRSAYESTHLLKGKNRFVLGASGHIAGVINPPAKNKRYYFENNKIAPTAQEWLEGAKQIPGSWWPDYTKWLAQFGGEMKPAGTTFGNAKYKKMEAAPGVYVKEKATPELN; translated from the coding sequence ATGTTTGCAGGCATGAATACCGGTGCAACACCATCTTTGGCACCGCATCATATGGCGCTCATTCCGCCAGAGCGTTTATCTGAAATCCAAAAAGAATATTTCACTGAATTAGCGCACATTGCAACCAATCCTGAAGCGATTGAGGTTAAAGATCGTCGTTTTGCAGGTAAGGCCTGGCACTCATCCTGGAGCAAAGTCATTGCTGCTACTTATTTACTTAATTCCAAGCATCTCATGGAGTTAGCAAAAGCAGTTGAGACGGACGAAAAGTCAAAGCAGAAAATATTATTTACTACTGAGCAAATGATTGATGCTTTGTCACCATCTAACTTTATTGCCACCAATCCAGAGGTATTAGAAAGCATTATTAGCTCCCAAGGACAATCAATTCAAAAAGGGATTGTAAATTTATTGGGGGATATGAAAAAAGGTAAGGTCTCTCAAACAGATGAATCTGCTTTTGAAGTGGGAAAAAATATTGCCACTACAGAGGGTCATGTGGTGTTTCGTAATGAGTTATTCGAGTTAATTCAATACACGCCATTAACAGAACAAGTATTTGAACGCCCTTATTTAATGGTGCCACCGTGCATCAATAAGTATTACATTCTCGATTTACAGCCTGATAACTCTGTAGTGCGTCACATGGTTAGCCAAGGGCATACCGTGTTTTTGGTTTCTTGGAAGAACCCAGATGCTTCCATGGCAGAAGTAAGTTGGGATGATTACGTAGGCAAGGGTGTTATCAAGGCAATTGAAGTCGTAAAAGAAATCGGCGATATCAAGCAAATTAATATTTTAGGATTTTGTGTTGGCGGGACCTTAACCAGCTCTGCGTTGGCTGTCCTGGCAGCCCGAGACGAGCACCCAGCAGCAAGCTTGACGCTCCTAACCACCTTATTGGATTTCACTGATACCGGAATTCTGGATGTCTTTATCGATGAAGGCATGGTGGAGATGCGCGAGAACTCTATTGGCGGTAAGGGCGGTAAGTACGGCATGATGTCAGGCCTCGATTTAGGCAATACCTTTTCATTCTTGCGTCCGAATGATTTGGTATGGAACTACGTAGTGGAGAACTACCTCAAAGGTAATTCACCCCCACCATTTGATTTGTTGTATTGGAATGGCGACTCCACTAATCTTCCTGGCGCAATGTACTGCTGGTACCTTCGACATACCTACTTGCAGAATGATTTAGTGAAGCCCGGCAAAGTAAAAATTTGCGGTGAAAAAGTGGATCTCGGAAAAATCAATTGCCCCGCATATTTATATGCATCCCAAGAAGATCACATTGTTCCTTGGAGGTCTGCTTACGAATCGACTCATCTTCTGAAAGGTAAAAATCGTTTCGTATTAGGCGCTTCTGGACATATTGCGGGTGTGATCAATCCTCCGGCTAAAAATAAGCGTTATTACTTTGAAAATAACAAGATTGCTCCAACAGCCCAGGAGTGGCTAGAGGGGGCAAAACAAATTCCAGGAAGTTGGTGGCCTGATTACACCAAATGGCTTGCGCAATTTGGCGGTGAAATGAAACCAGCAGGTACTACTTTTGGAAATGCTAAGTACAAAAAAATGGAAGCGGCACCTGGCGTGTATGTAAAAGAAAAAGCAACGCCAGAACTCAATTAA
- a CDS encoding 3-ketoacyl-ACP reductase, with protein sequence MSQKVAYVTGGMGGIGTAICQRLAKDGFKVIAGCGPNSPRKDRWIGEQKALGYDFIASEGNVSDWDSTVAAFEKVKAEVGRVDVLVNNAGITRDSVFRKMTPDAWKAVIDTNLNSLFNVTKQVIDGMVENNWGRIINISSVNGQKGQFGQANYSTAKAGLHGFTMALAQEVATKGVTVNTVSPGYIGTDMVKAIREDVLEKIVSGIPVKRLGTPEEIASICCWIASEDGGYATGADFSLNGGIHTG encoded by the coding sequence ATGTCTCAAAAAGTCGCATATGTAACTGGTGGTATGGGTGGTATTGGTACCGCTATCTGCCAACGTTTAGCTAAAGATGGCTTTAAAGTGATCGCAGGCTGTGGTCCAAATTCTCCGCGTAAAGATCGCTGGATTGGTGAGCAAAAAGCCTTGGGCTATGATTTTATTGCTTCCGAAGGTAATGTTTCCGATTGGGATAGTACGGTCGCTGCCTTTGAGAAGGTTAAGGCTGAAGTAGGTCGTGTAGACGTATTGGTAAATAATGCCGGCATTACCCGTGACAGCGTTTTCCGCAAAATGACCCCAGACGCATGGAAAGCTGTGATTGATACCAACCTGAATTCCTTGTTTAACGTTACCAAACAAGTGATTGATGGCATGGTTGAAAATAACTGGGGCCGGATTATTAATATTTCCTCTGTCAATGGTCAAAAGGGCCAGTTTGGTCAGGCGAACTATTCCACTGCAAAGGCAGGCCTACACGGCTTTACTATGGCCCTAGCTCAAGAAGTTGCCACTAAGGGCGTTACTGTAAATACGGTGTCCCCTGGTTATATCGGCACTGATATGGTTAAAGCTATCCGCGAAGATGTCCTTGAGAAGATTGTTTCTGGCATTCCAGTCAAGCGTTTGGGCACTCCTGAAGAGATTGCCTCTATCTGCTGCTGGATAGCTTCTGAAGATGGTGGCTATGCTACTGGTGCAGACTTCTCCTTAAACGGCGGTATCCACACTGGTTAA
- the phaR gene encoding polyhydroxyalkanoate synthesis repressor PhaR yields the protein MVTRAKRAGEDRLIKKYPNRRLYDTQTSTYVTLSDIKNLVMANEVFKVVDAKTEEDLTRNILLQIILEEEAGGAPVFSSQMLSQIIRFYGNSMQGLMGNYLEKTMQSFVDIHNKLGDQTKGLGAGSTPEAWSQMMNLQNPLMQGLMGNYMEQSKDLFIKMQEQVQGSQNIFGNFPFTPQPNKTEKE from the coding sequence ATGGTTACCCGCGCTAAACGAGCTGGCGAAGATCGGCTCATTAAGAAGTATCCGAATCGTCGTCTCTACGACACCCAGACAAGTACATACGTCACGCTATCTGACATCAAAAACTTGGTTATGGCTAATGAAGTATTTAAAGTAGTTGATGCCAAAACTGAAGAAGATTTAACGCGCAATATATTGCTGCAAATTATTCTTGAGGAAGAGGCTGGTGGCGCACCAGTATTTTCATCACAAATGCTTTCGCAAATCATTCGCTTTTATGGAAACTCCATGCAGGGTTTGATGGGTAACTATCTTGAGAAGACCATGCAATCATTTGTGGACATTCACAATAAGCTTGGCGATCAAACGAAGGGTCTCGGTGCTGGCAGTACACCAGAGGCATGGTCACAAATGATGAATCTCCAAAACCCGCTGATGCAAGGCTTGATGGGTAACTACATGGAGCAAAGTAAAGATCTCTTTATCAAAATGCAAGAACAGGTGCAGGGTTCTCAAAATATTTTTGGAAACTTTCCATTTACCCCTCAGCCCAATAAAACTGAAAAAGAATAG
- the rimO gene encoding 30S ribosomal protein S12 methylthiotransferase RimO, with protein MAGKIGFVSLGCPKALVDSELILTQLSAEGYETAKDYSGADLVVVNTCGFIDSAVEESLSAIGEALAENGKVIVTGCLGARKNADGSDLISSIHPKVLAVTGPHATDEVMQAIHLHLPKPHDPFTDLVPPAGVKLTPKHYAYLKISEGCNHRCTFCIIPNMRGDLVSRPIGEVLLEAKRLFESGVKELLVVSQDTSAYGVDIQYRTGFWDGKPVKTKMFDLVNSLNQIAREHQAWVRLHYVYPYPHVDDVLPLMAEFSEHGYGVLPYLDIPLQHSHPDVLKRMKRPASGEKNLERILAWREACPDLVVRSTFIAGFPGETEEEFEHLLNFLEEAQIDRAGCFAYSPVDGATANQLDNPVPAELREERRARFMAKAEDISIKRLAKKIGKRIQVIIDRVDESGGIGRTIGDAPEIDGLVRVLPPSKPSKRYRAGEIIKATVISSQGHDLIAET; from the coding sequence GTGGCTGGGAAAATTGGATTTGTATCCTTAGGATGCCCTAAGGCACTTGTAGACTCTGAGCTTATCCTGACGCAATTGAGTGCTGAGGGATATGAGACTGCCAAGGATTATTCTGGCGCTGATCTTGTAGTTGTGAACACCTGTGGCTTTATCGACTCCGCCGTGGAAGAAAGTCTTTCTGCTATTGGCGAGGCGCTTGCTGAAAATGGCAAAGTCATTGTGACTGGTTGTCTGGGTGCGAGAAAAAATGCTGACGGTAGCGACCTCATTTCAAGCATTCACCCCAAAGTCCTCGCCGTTACAGGCCCTCATGCTACCGACGAGGTAATGCAAGCCATTCATTTGCATCTGCCTAAGCCGCATGATCCCTTCACGGATTTAGTTCCCCCGGCTGGTGTCAAGCTCACCCCTAAGCATTACGCCTATCTCAAAATTAGTGAAGGCTGTAACCATCGCTGCACTTTCTGCATCATTCCCAATATGCGTGGTGATTTGGTTTCACGGCCGATTGGTGAGGTGTTGCTTGAAGCAAAAAGATTATTTGAGTCTGGCGTAAAAGAGTTGCTAGTTGTTTCTCAGGATACAAGTGCCTATGGTGTTGATATTCAATATCGCACTGGCTTTTGGGATGGCAAACCAGTCAAAACCAAAATGTTTGATTTGGTCAATTCGTTAAATCAAATTGCGCGTGAACATCAGGCCTGGGTCAGATTGCATTACGTTTATCCATATCCACATGTGGATGATGTTTTGCCTTTGATGGCGGAGTTCTCAGAGCATGGTTATGGTGTTCTTCCGTATTTAGATATTCCACTGCAGCATTCGCACCCTGACGTTCTTAAGCGTATGAAGCGTCCAGCGAGTGGCGAGAAGAATTTGGAACGCATCTTAGCGTGGCGTGAGGCCTGTCCCGATTTGGTTGTTCGAAGCACCTTCATTGCAGGCTTTCCCGGGGAAACTGAGGAGGAGTTTGAGCATCTCCTCAATTTCTTGGAAGAGGCTCAAATTGATCGGGCCGGTTGTTTTGCCTACTCTCCTGTTGATGGCGCTACTGCAAACCAATTAGATAATCCAGTTCCTGCTGAATTACGAGAAGAGCGGCGCGCTAGGTTTATGGCTAAAGCCGAAGATATTTCCATCAAACGGCTTGCTAAAAAAATAGGCAAACGCATTCAGGTCATCATTGATCGGGTAGATGAATCTGGCGGAATTGGCAGAACCATTGGCGATGCCCCAGAAATTGATGGTCTAGTGAGGGTTTTGCCCCCTAGCAAGCCTTCTAAGCGCTATCGTGCCGGTGAAATCATCAAGGCTACTGTGATTAGCTCCCAAGGGCATGACCTAATAGCCGAAACTTGA